The nucleotide window TGCGAGCACGCGGCGGCCACCGGCCGCACCGTCCGCTTCATCGAGCTGATGGACACCGGCATCGCCGCGCGCTGGTCGCGAGAGCACCTCGTCACCGCCGCCGAGATCCGCGAGCGGATCGCCGCGCACTTCGAGCTGCAGCCGCGCTTCGCCGACCGGGGCGCGAGCCCGGCGCAGGAGTACCTGCTCGACGGGGGGCGGGCCACCGTGGGCATCATCGCCTCCGAGTCCGAGCCCTTCTGTGAGCGCTGCAACCGCCTGCGCCTCACGGTGAAGGGGGAGCTGCGCGGCTGCCTCTACGAGGCGGGTGGGGTGCCCCTCCTGCCGCACCTCGAAGATCCCGCGCGGCTCGGCGAGGTCATCGCCCGGGGCGTCGCCGGGAAGCGCTCTCACCACCCGACGGCGGGAGAGGTCGAGGCGAACCGCTTCTCGATGGCCGCCATCGGAGGGTAGACGCTGGCGCCGAACTCCCGCCTGGGAGTACGATTCTCGACGCTATGCGGCGAATCCGGGTTGTAGCGGCGATGGTGGAGCAGGGGGGCAAGTACCTCATCACCCAGCGGCGCCCGGAGGCGACCCTGCCGCTGCTCTGGGAGTTCCCCGGCGGGCGGGTCGAGGACGGGGAGAGCGACGAGGATGCGCTCGCTCGCGAGCTCTCCGAGGAGATGGGCATCGAGGTCGAGGTGGGCGAGGAGATCATGGAGATCGAGCACGTCTACCCCGACTACCAGGTCGACTTCTGCGTCTACGCGGCGAGGATCATCAGCGGGGTGATCATCCACCGGCGGGTCCACGATCACCGCTGGGTGACCTCCCCGGAGCTCTCGGACTACGAGTTCCCGGGGGCCGACGCGCGGACGATGGATCTGCTGATCAAGGGTGAGCTCGGGGACGCCTAGGGCTCGTTCTGATCGCCTCCGTACACGTCCACGTCCACGTACACGTGCACGGCTTTTCCCGATGACCCGTCCCCCGATCACCACCGCCATCCTCGTCGGAGGCAAGAGCACCCGCATGGGCCAGGACAAGGCCCTGCTCGAGGTTGACGGCGTCGCCCTCGCGCAGCGGGCGGCGGGCCTTGCGGCGCCCTTCAGCGGCCGCGTCGTCCTCTGCGGAAGCCGGGACGACCTCGGTGACCTGGGCCCCGAGGTGCTGCCCGACCTTCACCCCGGAATGGGGCCTCTGGCGGGCCTGGAGGCGGCCCTCACGGCCTCGGAGACCGACTGGGTGCTGCTCCTCGCCTGCGACCTGCCGGGCCTGGACGCGGCGCTCCTCGAGGGGCTGCTCGGCCGGCTGGAGGGGGTGGGGGAGCACGACGCCGTCGCGGTCCGCAGCGCGCGGGGGCCCGAGCCCCTGGTCGCCCTCTACCACCGCCGCCTGCTGCCCGAGATCGTCGAGCGCCTCGAGCGTGGTCAACGCGCCGTGCACCGGCTGCTGCTGGACGCGAAGACCCTCTGGCACGAGGTCGGCGCCGACCCGCGCGTGGCGAACCTGAACACGCCGGCCGAGCTAGAGGCGTGGAAGAGCAACCACTAGCTCGAAGCTCACAGCTCGAAGCTCACAACCCCCTGGCTACCAGACGACCTCGCCGATCACCTCGCCCGTGCGCGCGCTGGTCAGCCGCAGGCCCTTGAAGGTCGCCGCGATGCCCTCGGCGTCCTCGTCGCCGGGGCGCTTCGCCTTCCAGGCGGACTTCACCTTGAAGAGCAGCTCCATCTTCACGTTGCCCGAGCGCAGCTGCAGCTCGAGGTTCCGGCGGTTCAGGTCCTCGGGGGGCTCGATCGTGAAGGGGAGCAGCCGCATCCGCGGACTGCCGCCCTTGTCGAACTTCGGCGCCTTGTCCTTGCACAGGCCGTAGCCGGCGGCGTCGAAGAAGGGGGTGACCGCCATGCGCAGCGCCCCGGAGGGGAGCTCGCCGGCCACCTGCACCAGCTGGCCGTGGCTGTCCGAGAGGCGGACGTGCAGCAGCTTGCCGGCGAACTTCTGCCGGGCCTTCTGGGTGCTCGCCCGGCAGTCGCGGACCTCGAACGGGTCACCCTTGCAGACGCCCACGTAGTTCTTCAGGAAGTTGCCCAGGCTCTCGATCTTCTCGGCCTTCTCCTTGAGGTCCT belongs to Deltaproteobacteria bacterium and includes:
- a CDS encoding (deoxy)nucleoside triphosphate pyrophosphohydrolase, yielding MRRIRVVAAMVEQGGKYLITQRRPEATLPLLWEFPGGRVEDGESDEDALARELSEEMGIEVEVGEEIMEIEHVYPDYQVDFCVYAARIISGVIIHRRVHDHRWVTSPELSDYEFPGADARTMDLLIKGELGDA
- a CDS encoding molybdenum cofactor guanylyltransferase, with product MTRPPITTAILVGGKSTRMGQDKALLEVDGVALAQRAAGLAAPFSGRVVLCGSRDDLGDLGPEVLPDLHPGMGPLAGLEAALTASETDWVLLLACDLPGLDAALLEGLLGRLEGVGEHDAVAVRSARGPEPLVALYHRRLLPEIVERLERGQRAVHRLLLDAKTLWHEVGADPRVANLNTPAELEAWKSNH
- a CDS encoding DUF6066 family protein, producing the protein MNNTLLTALALPILLVAPLKAEAGGASFEDLKEKAEKIESLGNFLKNYVGVCKGDPFEVRDCRASTQKARQKFAGKLLHVRLSDSHGQLVQVAGELPSGALRMAVTPFFDAAGYGLCKDKAPKFDKGGSPRMRLLPFTIEPPEDLNRRNLELQLRSGNVKMELLFKVKSAWKAKRPGDEDAEGIAATFKGLRLTSARTGEVIGEVVW